A stretch of Lodderomyces beijingensis strain CBS 14171 genome assembly, chromosome: 8 DNA encodes these proteins:
- a CDS encoding ribosomal protein P1 beta has protein sequence MSQESSISYAALILADAEQEITADKLTAITKAAGAEVDAVWADVFAKALEGKNLKELLFSFAASAPSGAAPAAGAAAAGGEAAAAEEETKEEEAAEESDEDMGFGLFD, from the coding sequence ATGTCCCAAGAATCATCCATCTCCTACGCAGCTTTGATCTTAGCTGACGCCGAGCAAGAAATCACCGCCGACAAATTGACCGCCATCACCAAGGCCGCCGGTGCCGAGGTCGACGCCGTCTGGGCCGATGTCTTTGCTAAGGCCTTGGAAGGTAAGAActtgaaggagttgttgttctccTTTGCTGCTTCGGCTCCGTCTGGCGCTGCTCCAGCTGCTggtgccgctgctgctggcggtgaagctgctgctgctgaagaagagaccaaggaagaggaagccGCTGAAGAATCCGACGAGGATATGGGATTCGGCTTGTTCGATTAA